The Chitinophaga sp. H8 genome contains a region encoding:
- a CDS encoding response regulator translates to MKKIILIEDNTEIRENTAEILDLAGYEVLTAPNGKIGMELVIQHNPDLVVCDIMMPVLDGFGVLHLLQRNEQTQHIPFIFLTARSERADFRKGMEMGADDYIVKPFSGTDLLNAVERRIKKAELKNREFPHDLQGLNNLMLEATGKETLKSLSEGRNIDKYRKKQTIYTEGNHPTRLFYIQKGKVKTYKRNDEGKTLVVDLYNTGDFLGHIALLEGTNYKETAEAMEDCEIAIIPLEDFEELLNHNHDVAVQFVRMLAKNITAKEQQLLGLAYNSLRKKVAEALINLQRKYKQQKETYYPIDISRDNLATIAGTATESLIRTLGDFREEKLIDIKEGAIIILNEQRLSNILY, encoded by the coding sequence ATGAAAAAAATTATTTTGATTGAAGACAATACAGAGATCAGGGAAAATACTGCAGAAATACTTGATCTGGCAGGCTACGAAGTACTTACAGCACCCAATGGAAAAATTGGCATGGAGCTGGTTATCCAACACAACCCAGACCTGGTGGTATGCGATATTATGATGCCCGTGCTAGATGGTTTCGGAGTATTACATCTGTTACAACGTAATGAACAAACCCAACACATACCTTTTATCTTTCTTACCGCGCGTTCCGAAAGAGCAGATTTCCGGAAAGGAATGGAAATGGGAGCAGATGATTATATTGTTAAACCATTCAGTGGAACCGACCTACTGAATGCTGTGGAAAGAAGAATAAAAAAAGCGGAATTAAAAAACCGGGAATTCCCACATGACTTACAGGGGCTAAACAACCTTATGCTGGAAGCTACAGGAAAAGAAACATTAAAATCATTGAGTGAAGGACGCAATATTGATAAATACAGGAAAAAACAAACCATTTACACAGAAGGTAACCATCCTACGCGCCTGTTTTACATTCAAAAAGGAAAGGTAAAAACCTACAAAAGAAATGACGAAGGGAAAACACTGGTCGTAGATCTTTATAATACCGGGGATTTTCTCGGGCATATTGCTTTGCTGGAAGGGACCAATTACAAAGAAACAGCAGAAGCTATGGAAGATTGCGAAATTGCCATCATCCCACTTGAGGATTTTGAGGAACTCCTCAACCACAATCATGACGTTGCCGTGCAATTTGTACGTATGCTGGCAAAAAACATTACTGCTAAAGAACAGCAGCTATTAGGGTTGGCTTATAACTCCCTCCGAAAAAAAGTAGCGGAAGCTCTTATCAATCTACAAAGGAAATATAAACAACAAAAAGAAACATACTACCCAATTGACATTAGCCGTGACAATCTGGCTACCATAGCAGGTACAGCTACGGAATCACTTATTCGTACCCTTGGAGATTTTCGGGAAGAAAAACTTATAGATATAAAAGAAGGAGCCATTATCATTCTGAATGAACAAAGATTATCCAACATATTATACTAA
- a CDS encoding Hsp20/alpha crystallin family protein — translation MATQALSRRNTLLPAVFDDFFKPWREWANDLHDGRFFSALTIPAVNVSEAKDSYKLSLAVPGMKKEDFKIELEGNVLTISAETESEKDEKEGKYTKQEYNYNSFSRSFNLPEGVSKEKIEAHYEDGLLKLKLPKNEEARKNGKSMHIEIK, via the coding sequence ATGGCAACTCAAGCTTTGAGCAGGCGTAACACATTACTGCCTGCAGTTTTTGACGATTTTTTTAAACCTTGGAGAGAATGGGCTAACGATCTTCATGATGGCCGTTTTTTCAGCGCTTTGACAATCCCTGCTGTAAATGTAAGTGAAGCTAAAGACAGTTACAAATTGTCTTTGGCTGTCCCAGGGATGAAAAAGGAAGATTTTAAAATTGAGCTGGAAGGTAATGTGCTGACTATCAGTGCAGAAACAGAAAGTGAAAAAGATGAGAAGGAGGGGAAGTATACAAAACAAGAGTATAATTACAACAGCTTCTCTCGCAGTTTTAATCTTCCGGAAGGTGTCAGCAAAGAAAAAATTGAGGCACATTATGAAGATGGCTTGCTTAAATTGAAACTACCTAAAAATGAAGAGGCCAGAAAGAACGGCAAGAGTATGCACATTGAAATTAAGTAA
- a CDS encoding efflux RND transporter permease subunit: protein MLRKFIQRPVLSIVISLIIVFLGILAITQLPVTQFPSISPPKVNVTAEYPGANGELMIKSVIIPLERAINGVPGLKYIAADAGNDGEAALQVVFNLGTDPNQASLNVQNRVASVVNKLPPLVVREGVKITREESNMLMYINLYSNDPQTDQKFLFNYADINILPELKRVDGVGYADILGNREYAMRIWLKPDRMLAYKISADEVMKSLGEQSLEASPGKTGESSGKRSQAFEYVLKYPGRFTTKEGYENVILRSNPNGEILRLKDVAEVEFGSSMYDIYSNLNGKPSAAIVLKQSYGSNASQVIKDVKAKMKEIKASSFPKGMDYEISYDVSKFLDASIEKVIHTLVEAFILVGLVVFLFLGDWRSTLIPAMAVPVSLIGTFVFMQFLGITLNLITLFALVLAIGVVVDDAIVVIEAVHAKMETLHLSPLKATKKAMHEISGAIIAITFLMAAVFIPVAFMSGPVGIFYRQFSITMATAIILSGVVALTLTPALCAMILKNTHGKPRKKNVLDKFLDGFNNTFNRTSGKYLQLLKIIVNRRIVTFAVLLLFCAGTWFLNSTVPSGFIPNEDQGMFYAIIQTPPGSSLERTNQIAEQLQKIAEGIEGVQSVSSLAGYEILTEGTGANSGTCLINLKSWEDRKHGVQEIIKELEEKAKDITGATIEFFQPPAVPGYGAAGGFELRLLDKAGSGDYKKMETVSREFVKELSKRPELSSVFSFYSASFPQYMLRVDNDIAQQKGVSIDNAMNTLSTLIGSNYEISFIKYDRQYKVIVQASPEYRALPEDILKLYVKNDRDEMVPFSAFMKMDKVYGLSEITRHNMYNASEISGAAAPGYSSGEAINVIREVAARSLPRGFGIDWAGISKDEVAQGNQAIYIFLICLGFVYLILAAQYESFILPLAVILSLPPGIFGAFFLLKMLGLENNIYAQVAMVMLIGLLGKNAVLIVEFAVQKHRSGLSVIKAAMEGSKVRFRPILMTSFAFIAGLIPLVVASGPGALGNRTIGTAAAGGMLFGTVFGVLIIPGLYYIFGSIAEKHRLVKGEEENPLTEEIDHNV from the coding sequence ATGCTTAGAAAGTTTATACAACGACCGGTCCTGTCCATCGTAATATCACTCATTATTGTTTTCCTGGGAATCCTGGCCATCACCCAGCTACCGGTTACACAATTCCCCTCCATCTCACCTCCAAAGGTCAATGTGACGGCTGAATATCCCGGCGCAAACGGGGAGCTGATGATCAAATCCGTGATCATTCCCCTGGAAAGGGCCATCAACGGCGTACCAGGACTAAAATATATCGCTGCCGATGCTGGTAATGATGGAGAAGCTGCCTTACAGGTAGTATTTAACCTGGGTACCGATCCCAACCAGGCCTCCTTAAATGTACAGAACCGGGTGGCTTCCGTGGTCAACAAACTACCGCCACTGGTAGTACGGGAAGGGGTAAAGATTACCCGGGAGGAATCCAACATGCTCATGTACATCAACCTGTATAGCAACGACCCGCAAACGGACCAGAAATTCCTGTTCAACTATGCGGATATCAACATCCTGCCGGAGCTGAAAAGAGTAGATGGGGTGGGTTATGCAGATATCCTGGGCAACCGGGAATATGCCATGCGGATCTGGCTCAAACCTGATCGTATGCTAGCCTATAAAATCTCGGCAGATGAGGTCATGAAATCACTGGGCGAACAAAGTCTGGAAGCCTCTCCCGGCAAAACCGGGGAAAGCTCCGGCAAAAGATCCCAGGCATTTGAATACGTGTTGAAATATCCCGGCAGGTTCACCACCAAAGAAGGATATGAGAATGTTATTTTAAGATCCAATCCCAATGGCGAAATACTTCGCCTGAAAGATGTGGCAGAGGTGGAATTCGGCAGCTCGATGTACGATATCTACTCCAACCTGAATGGGAAACCTTCTGCTGCCATCGTCCTGAAACAATCATATGGTAGTAATGCGAGCCAGGTGATAAAGGATGTAAAGGCCAAAATGAAAGAGATTAAAGCCAGCTCCTTTCCAAAAGGAATGGATTATGAAATCAGCTATGATGTTTCAAAATTCCTGGATGCCTCTATTGAAAAAGTAATCCATACCCTGGTAGAAGCCTTCATCCTCGTAGGACTGGTAGTATTCCTTTTCCTGGGCGACTGGCGTTCTACCCTCATCCCTGCCATGGCGGTACCGGTATCCCTTATCGGCACATTTGTGTTCATGCAGTTTTTGGGGATTACGCTTAACCTCATCACCCTGTTTGCACTTGTGCTGGCGATTGGTGTAGTAGTAGACGATGCCATCGTGGTGATCGAAGCCGTACACGCCAAAATGGAAACGCTGCATCTTTCACCGCTCAAAGCCACCAAAAAGGCGATGCACGAGATCAGCGGGGCCATTATTGCTATCACCTTCTTAATGGCAGCAGTATTTATCCCGGTAGCTTTTATGTCTGGTCCTGTAGGCATTTTTTACAGGCAATTTTCCATTACAATGGCAACGGCCATTATTCTTTCAGGGGTAGTAGCCCTAACGCTTACGCCGGCACTCTGCGCCATGATATTGAAGAATACACATGGGAAACCCAGAAAGAAAAACGTACTGGATAAGTTCCTGGATGGCTTTAACAATACCTTCAACCGTACTTCAGGCAAATATCTCCAGCTGCTGAAGATCATCGTAAACAGAAGGATAGTCACTTTTGCTGTACTGCTCCTTTTCTGCGCAGGTACCTGGTTCCTGAATAGTACGGTTCCATCAGGATTTATCCCTAATGAAGATCAGGGTATGTTCTATGCCATTATCCAGACACCGCCGGGATCATCCCTGGAAAGAACTAATCAGATTGCCGAGCAGCTGCAAAAAATTGCAGAAGGCATTGAAGGGGTGCAATCCGTTTCCTCGCTGGCAGGCTACGAGATCCTTACAGAAGGTACAGGTGCTAATTCCGGTACCTGCCTGATTAATCTCAAAAGTTGGGAAGACCGCAAACACGGGGTACAGGAAATTATCAAAGAACTGGAAGAAAAGGCCAAAGACATTACCGGTGCCACTATTGAATTTTTCCAGCCTCCTGCGGTGCCGGGTTACGGGGCTGCCGGTGGGTTTGAACTGCGCCTGCTGGATAAAGCCGGATCAGGCGACTACAAAAAAATGGAAACGGTGAGCAGGGAGTTTGTAAAAGAGCTGAGCAAACGGCCGGAACTATCCTCCGTATTCAGCTTTTACAGTGCCAGCTTCCCGCAATATATGCTGCGGGTGGATAATGACATCGCGCAGCAAAAAGGAGTAAGCATTGACAATGCCATGAACACCCTTTCCACACTGATAGGCAGTAACTACGAAATCAGTTTTATCAAATATGACCGTCAGTATAAAGTGATCGTGCAGGCATCACCGGAGTACAGGGCATTACCTGAAGACATTCTGAAACTATATGTAAAAAATGACCGGGATGAGATGGTGCCTTTCTCTGCATTCATGAAAATGGATAAGGTGTATGGCCTGTCAGAGATCACCCGGCATAACATGTACAATGCATCCGAAATAAGCGGCGCAGCGGCACCCGGATATAGTAGTGGCGAAGCTATCAATGTCATCCGGGAAGTGGCAGCCAGAAGTTTACCTCGGGGATTTGGAATTGACTGGGCCGGGATATCCAAAGATGAAGTGGCCCAGGGCAACCAGGCCATCTATATCTTCCTGATCTGTCTGGGTTTTGTATACCTGATCCTGGCAGCTCAATATGAAAGTTTTATACTGCCGCTGGCTGTTATCCTTTCTCTGCCACCCGGCATCTTCGGCGCCTTCTTCCTGCTGAAAATGTTAGGATTGGAAAACAACATCTATGCACAGGTAGCCATGGTAATGCTGATTGGTTTGCTGGGAAAAAATGCTGTATTGATCGTAGAATTTGCTGTACAGAAACACCGGTCAGGCCTATCCGTAATAAAAGCTGCCATGGAAGGATCTAAGGTAAGGTTCCGTCCCATTCTGATGACGTCCTTTGCCTTTATTGCGGGATTGATCCCATTGGTGGTGGCATCTGGCCCTGGTGCATTGGGCAACAGAACCATCGGCACGGCTGCTGCCGGAGGTATGCTTTTCGGTACAGTTTTCGGGGTGTTGATTATCCCCGGACTGTATTACATATTTGGCAGCATTGCGGAAAAACACCGGCTTGTTAAAGGTGAAGAAGAGAATCCATTAACCGAAGAAATTGATCACAATGTATAA
- a CDS encoding universal stress protein — MKKIIAVLDGLKYSASTVEYAIFIAKQEKTHLVGVFLEDMSYRSYALSELVDKSGVSDQRIREYIEHDKQLRSKSVKQFEQACQLAGLNYSIHKDKDTAMEALLHESIYADLLIINANETFSHVTESKPSHFMRHLMADVSCPMLLVPSKFHHINKSALLYDGTPSSVYAIRMYDYILPAFKNLPTEVISVKSLAASMHLPDGKLMKEFMKRHYPDATYTVLKGIPNEEIITYLKKENRNSIIVLGAYHRSGLSRWIYPSMADNLLIGLKSPLFIAHSK; from the coding sequence ATGAAAAAGATTATTGCAGTTTTAGACGGTCTTAAATATTCAGCAAGTACAGTTGAATATGCCATATTCATAGCTAAGCAGGAAAAAACGCATCTCGTTGGTGTTTTTTTGGAAGACATGAGCTATCGAAGCTACGCACTCTCTGAATTGGTAGATAAATCAGGAGTATCAGACCAAAGGATAAGAGAGTATATTGAGCATGACAAACAATTACGTTCTAAAAGTGTAAAACAATTTGAGCAAGCTTGCCAGCTCGCAGGCCTTAATTATTCAATACACAAAGATAAAGACACCGCCATGGAAGCTTTACTCCATGAAAGCATCTATGCTGATCTGCTGATCATAAATGCTAATGAAACATTCAGCCATGTTACAGAAAGCAAGCCCTCTCATTTCATGCGCCATCTGATGGCAGATGTATCCTGCCCAATGCTATTGGTTCCCTCAAAATTTCATCATATCAACAAATCAGCGCTCTTATATGATGGGACCCCTTCATCTGTATACGCCATCCGAATGTATGATTACATTCTTCCTGCCTTTAAAAATCTACCCACTGAGGTCATTTCAGTGAAAAGCCTGGCCGCATCCATGCATCTTCCGGATGGAAAACTGATGAAAGAATTTATGAAAAGACATTATCCAGATGCCACCTACACAGTACTGAAAGGTATTCCAAATGAAGAGATCATTACCTATTTAAAGAAAGAAAATCGCAATTCAATTATTGTACTGGGGGCATATCATAGAAGTGGGTTATCAAGATGGATTTACCCCAGCATGGCAGACAACCTGCTAATCGGATTGAAAAGCCCGCTTTTTATTGCACACTCCAAATAG
- the mgtA gene encoding magnesium-translocating P-type ATPase: MQVPLIKRSNTTDDIINKPLEEIQRQIGYLPGGLSTDVAHYRLDKYGFNEITSEKPLSPWLRLWRNLKNPLVILLGILGVVSMMTGDIRSMILIFIMVILGVVLRYVQEMRADKAADKLKALVSTHATVCRDGQEQEVPMKMLVPGDIIRLGAGDMVPADVRILFAKDLFLNQAVLTGESMPIEKSSGECLVVDANRSDATNICFMGSNVESGTGTAVVVNTGDKTTLGSLATHITSQEEPTSFDKGINSFTWLMIRFILVMVPAVFLINGLGRHNWLEAFLFALAVAVGLTPEMLPMIVTVNLSKGALAMSRKKVIVKRLNAIQNFGAMDVLCTDKTGTLTEGRIVLEQYLDVAGNPSQKVLDFGYLNSYHHTGLKNLMDEAILDHEELHTALNIREQFRKIDEIPFDFARKRMSVVLEDKSGLNMLICKGAVEGLVELCSFVEVNGTVTGMLPEHRKQSLERIAQLNAQGFRVVGLAYKLMPDAPDTPVYTVKDESGLVLLGLLLFLDPPKASAVNALSRLAALKVDVKILTGDNEIITTCICKKVGISTDHILLGSQVEKMDDNALAAVVMNYNIFARLIPVHKQRIVKALQNKGHVTGFMGDGINDAPALKAADVGISVNSAVDIAKESSDIILLENSLLVLEQGVSEGRRVFGNIIKYIRMAASSNFGNMLSVVGASAFLPFLPMLPIQVLTNNLLYDFSQTTIPTDNVDTDWLIKPRKWRIADIRRFILFIGPVSSFFDYLTFFILWHFFNAWHNPAIFHTGWFVESIFTQSLIIHVIRTNKIPFIQSRASWPLIITSVSIAIIGAWLTVSPLAPALGFVRLPFSFWLWLTGILMAYLILTQIIKNWFNKKYSD; encoded by the coding sequence ATGCAGGTTCCATTGATAAAACGGAGTAATACCACAGATGATATTATAAATAAACCCTTAGAAGAGATTCAGCGGCAAATAGGTTATTTACCTGGAGGGTTATCAACAGATGTGGCGCATTATCGCTTAGATAAATATGGATTTAATGAAATAACCAGTGAAAAACCGTTGTCTCCATGGTTGAGACTATGGCGAAATTTGAAGAACCCTTTAGTTATACTGCTTGGAATACTTGGGGTAGTATCAATGATGACGGGGGATATCCGGTCAATGATCCTCATTTTTATTATGGTAATACTTGGGGTAGTCTTGCGCTATGTACAGGAAATGAGGGCTGATAAGGCCGCAGATAAGTTAAAAGCGTTGGTTAGTACACATGCTACTGTTTGCAGAGACGGGCAAGAGCAGGAAGTGCCAATGAAGATGTTGGTGCCTGGAGATATTATTCGATTGGGTGCCGGAGATATGGTACCTGCGGATGTACGGATACTTTTTGCCAAAGATCTGTTTTTAAACCAGGCAGTACTAACAGGAGAATCTATGCCTATAGAGAAGTCCTCAGGAGAGTGTTTAGTGGTGGATGCTAATAGATCAGATGCCACTAACATTTGTTTTATGGGATCAAATGTTGAGAGTGGAACCGGGACAGCTGTGGTGGTTAATACTGGAGATAAAACGACTTTGGGCTCTTTAGCTACTCATATTACGAGCCAGGAAGAACCTACTAGTTTTGATAAAGGAATTAACAGCTTTACCTGGTTAATGATCCGGTTTATCCTCGTCATGGTACCCGCGGTATTTCTAATTAATGGGCTTGGCAGGCACAACTGGTTGGAAGCATTCCTGTTTGCATTGGCAGTAGCTGTTGGGCTTACGCCAGAAATGTTACCTATGATTGTGACTGTTAATCTGTCTAAAGGTGCATTAGCTATGTCACGTAAAAAAGTGATTGTGAAAAGGTTAAATGCCATTCAAAACTTTGGAGCTATGGATGTGTTGTGTACAGACAAAACAGGGACGCTTACTGAGGGGAGGATCGTGTTGGAGCAGTATCTGGATGTAGCAGGTAATCCAAGTCAGAAAGTATTGGATTTCGGATACCTCAACAGTTATCATCACACCGGATTGAAAAATCTGATGGATGAGGCTATTTTAGACCATGAAGAGTTGCATACCGCATTGAATATCAGGGAGCAATTCAGAAAAATTGATGAAATTCCTTTTGATTTTGCACGAAAGCGGATGTCTGTAGTACTGGAAGATAAGTCAGGACTAAATATGCTGATTTGCAAAGGAGCTGTAGAAGGGCTAGTGGAGTTATGTAGTTTTGTTGAGGTAAATGGAACGGTAACAGGGATGCTCCCTGAACACCGTAAGCAAAGTCTGGAAAGGATTGCACAGCTAAATGCACAGGGATTCAGAGTAGTAGGACTGGCTTATAAATTGATGCCCGATGCTCCTGATACTCCTGTTTATACCGTAAAAGATGAGTCTGGGTTGGTGTTATTAGGTCTTTTATTATTTCTGGACCCTCCTAAAGCCTCCGCAGTGAATGCACTGTCCCGGTTAGCAGCGTTGAAAGTAGATGTTAAGATACTGACAGGGGATAATGAAATCATTACTACCTGTATTTGCAAAAAAGTAGGAATATCGACTGATCATATACTATTGGGCTCCCAGGTAGAAAAGATGGATGACAATGCATTGGCCGCTGTTGTGATGAATTACAACATTTTTGCCAGGTTAATACCAGTGCATAAACAACGTATCGTCAAGGCATTACAAAATAAAGGGCATGTAACCGGGTTTATGGGAGATGGAATTAATGATGCTCCAGCATTAAAGGCGGCAGACGTAGGGATTTCTGTTAATAGTGCAGTAGATATTGCCAAAGAGTCTTCTGATATAATTTTATTGGAAAACAGCTTGTTGGTGTTGGAGCAGGGGGTATCGGAGGGGAGGCGGGTGTTCGGGAATATTATCAAATATATAAGGATGGCAGCCAGTTCGAATTTTGGGAATATGCTGAGTGTAGTGGGGGCAAGTGCTTTTTTACCTTTTTTGCCTATGTTGCCCATCCAGGTCTTAACCAATAATTTATTATACGACTTTTCGCAGACAACGATCCCTACAGACAATGTGGATACTGATTGGTTGATAAAACCCCGTAAATGGAGAATAGCAGACATTCGCCGCTTCATTCTTTTTATTGGCCCTGTTAGCTCATTTTTCGATTATTTAACTTTTTTTATTCTTTGGCATTTTTTTAATGCCTGGCATAACCCGGCTATTTTTCATACAGGCTGGTTTGTGGAATCTATTTTTACGCAATCATTGATTATTCATGTGATTCGTACTAATAAAATCCCTTTCATTCAGAGTCGGGCGAGTTGGCCATTAATTATTACATCTGTAAGCATAGCTATTATAGGGGCTTGGTTGACAGTTTCGCCCCTTGCCCCTGCATTAGGATTTGTCCGTTTACCTTTCTCCTTCTGGTTATGGCTTACTGGCATACTAATGGCTTATTTAATATTGACACAGATAATCAAAAATTGGTTTAATAAGAAGTACAGTGATTAG
- a CDS encoding efflux RND transporter periplasmic adaptor subunit, whose translation MNKIVMFAGIFGLLYQTSCQPKKEVSEETGKYTVTSPVKIDTSFTNEYVSQIRSVRNIEIRIQERGYLQNIYVDEGQFVKAGQLLFRIMPKIYEAELQKAEAETRVAEIELQNTKTLVDKNIVSKNEQAMAQAKLDQAKAEMALAKLHLSFTEIRAPFDGTIDRIPFKLGSVIDEGGLLTSLSDNSQVFAYYNVSEQEYLDYATNAKGRGSSKVSLLLANHQPLPYKGDVETIESEFNNETGSIAFRAKFPNPDKLLKHGETGKVLMTIPLKNALVIPQKATYEIQDKVYVFVVDNKNIVRSRQLAIRGQMPDLYVVESGISETDKILLDGVQKVKENDKIAYEYEQPGAVISHLRLKAE comes from the coding sequence ATGAATAAAATTGTCATGTTCGCAGGCATATTTGGCCTGTTGTATCAAACCAGTTGCCAACCCAAAAAAGAGGTCAGCGAAGAAACCGGTAAGTATACCGTTACCAGTCCGGTAAAAATTGACACCTCATTTACCAACGAATATGTTTCACAGATCCGGTCGGTCAGGAACATTGAGATCAGGATACAGGAAAGAGGATACCTCCAGAACATCTATGTGGATGAGGGGCAGTTTGTAAAAGCCGGCCAGCTCCTGTTCCGGATTATGCCCAAAATATATGAGGCGGAACTGCAAAAAGCGGAAGCGGAAACCAGGGTTGCGGAGATAGAACTTCAGAATACCAAAACACTGGTGGATAAAAATATAGTGTCGAAAAATGAACAGGCGATGGCCCAGGCGAAGCTGGACCAGGCCAAAGCTGAAATGGCACTGGCCAAACTCCATCTTTCCTTTACAGAAATCAGAGCGCCTTTTGATGGTACCATCGACCGTATCCCCTTTAAATTAGGCAGTGTGATCGATGAAGGAGGATTGCTGACCAGCCTGTCAGACAACAGCCAGGTATTTGCTTACTACAATGTATCAGAACAGGAGTACCTGGATTATGCTACCAATGCAAAAGGACGGGGCAGCAGCAAAGTAAGCCTGCTGTTAGCCAATCATCAGCCACTCCCCTACAAAGGCGACGTAGAAACCATTGAAAGTGAATTTAACAATGAAACCGGAAGTATCGCTTTCAGGGCAAAATTTCCTAATCCTGATAAGCTTTTAAAACATGGGGAAACAGGCAAAGTACTGATGACCATTCCGCTTAAAAATGCATTGGTGATCCCACAGAAAGCCACCTACGAAATACAGGATAAAGTGTATGTATTTGTGGTAGACAATAAAAATATTGTAAGGTCCAGGCAACTTGCCATCCGCGGCCAGATGCCTGATCTGTATGTAGTGGAAAGTGGTATATCAGAAACCGATAAGATACTGCTCGATGGGGTGCAGAAGGTAAAAGAAAATGATAAGATCGCCTATGAATACGAACAACCCGGAGCGGTGATATCCCATCTGCGATTAAAAGCGGAATAG
- a CDS encoding flavodoxin domain-containing protein, which translates to MKGIIIYKGKYGATRQYALWLGEMLHIPFITAGDETKPQLEDADYIIMGTSIYIGKLQLRKWLKTHQEVLVNKRLFLFLVAGTPPSEQEKLQGYIEANIGIEIRNCCSFFFLPGKLEFSKLSLIDKLLLKIGSRLSKSKGEVISVTDYNNVTKEALLPMLEAISKKEGAVI; encoded by the coding sequence ATGAAAGGGATTATTATTTATAAAGGCAAATATGGTGCTACTCGTCAATATGCCCTCTGGTTAGGAGAGATGCTGCATATACCCTTTATAACAGCAGGTGACGAAACGAAACCTCAGCTGGAGGATGCAGATTACATCATTATGGGGACCAGTATTTATATTGGAAAATTACAGTTAAGAAAATGGTTGAAGACCCATCAGGAGGTATTGGTTAACAAAAGGTTATTCCTGTTTCTGGTAGCTGGCACTCCACCTTCGGAGCAAGAGAAATTGCAAGGCTATATTGAAGCGAATATTGGCATTGAGATCCGGAATTGTTGCTCCTTCTTTTTTCTACCAGGTAAGCTTGAATTCAGCAAATTGTCCTTGATAGATAAGTTATTGTTGAAAATAGGATCCAGACTTTCAAAAAGTAAAGGCGAGGTAATATCTGTAACGGATTATAACAATGTGACAAAAGAAGCTTTATTACCGATGTTAGAGGCCATAAGCAAAAAAGAAGGGGCTGTTATTTGA
- a CDS encoding class I fructose-bisphosphate aldolase: protein MNNQANNTIGYLGAEAAYLLEYQCTKIRLEQISTPFQREQVFHESNRNIPVIRSMSQLYAHGNLGNSGYLSILPVDQGIEHSAIYSFYKNPDYFDPENIIKLAIAGGCNGVASSFGVLSIHARKYAHKIPFIVKLNHNELLTHPVKYDQIFYGTVKDAWNMGAVAVGATVYFGSLQSSRQLNEVAIAFERAHELGMGTILWCYTRNEAFTQQGADYNKAADITGQANYLGVSIQADVIKQKLPDTNYGFKALKQGLFNDEMYGMTATDHPIDLCRLQVANCYMGKIGLINSGGASGKSDIAEAVRTAVINKRAGGSGLILGRKAFQRPFNEGVQLLRAVQEVYLDKTITIA from the coding sequence ATGAACAATCAGGCAAATAATACCATCGGATATCTTGGAGCAGAGGCCGCTTATTTATTGGAGTACCAATGTACGAAAATCCGCCTGGAGCAGATAAGCACCCCATTTCAGCGGGAGCAGGTTTTTCATGAAAGTAATAGAAACATTCCTGTAATCAGGAGCATGTCTCAGTTGTATGCCCATGGTAATCTTGGAAATTCCGGGTATCTAAGTATCCTACCTGTAGATCAGGGCATAGAACATAGTGCTATTTATTCATTTTATAAGAATCCTGATTATTTTGATCCTGAAAACATTATTAAGTTAGCAATAGCCGGAGGCTGTAATGGAGTAGCATCTTCTTTCGGAGTATTAAGTATACATGCCCGGAAATATGCGCATAAAATTCCTTTTATTGTTAAGCTGAATCACAATGAACTTTTAACTCACCCCGTAAAATACGACCAGATATTTTATGGAACAGTGAAAGATGCCTGGAACATGGGGGCTGTTGCAGTAGGGGCTACTGTATATTTTGGCTCGCTTCAAAGTAGCCGACAGTTAAATGAAGTAGCGATTGCCTTTGAAAGGGCTCATGAACTTGGAATGGGAACTATATTGTGGTGCTATACAAGAAATGAGGCATTTACCCAACAGGGCGCGGATTATAATAAGGCTGCTGATATTACAGGACAGGCCAATTATTTAGGAGTAAGTATTCAGGCGGATGTTATCAAGCAAAAGTTACCGGACACTAATTATGGATTTAAAGCGCTTAAACAAGGATTGTTTAATGATGAAATGTATGGGATGACAGCTACTGATCATCCAATAGACCTTTGTCGTTTGCAGGTAGCCAATTGTTATATGGGTAAGATAGGGCTGATTAATTCAGGTGGTGCTTCCGGGAAATCTGATATTGCAGAAGCGGTTAGAACAGCAGTGATCAATAAGCGGGCAGGTGGGAGTGGATTGATCCTGGGACGTAAAGCATTTCAGCGCCCTTTTAATGAGGGGGTACAACTTCTAAGGGCAGTGCAGGAAGTGTATCTCGATAAAACAATTACAATTGCTTAA